A region of the Pricia mediterranea genome:
CGCACAAGGGCTCGGCCCTTTCAAAGGTATGATGCCCGACTTTATCCCGATGTCATGCTGCACGTATCACAGGGAATGGCGGCAGACATCCTATTCGGGCATCGCCCCTGAAAGTCTGAGCCGTGTCCGTCGGGAGCTAGCGGAAAAAAACCATGGGTCGGCAGTTCTTATTATATAGTAATGAATGTCGATTTTATTGGGATAGTTTTGTTCCTAATAAAATTATGAGAACATGAAAACAAAAACAGTAGAATTGGTAGCAGCCCCGAAAACGCCGCATTTTGTCGGCGACGGGTTTAGGGTACACAACTTTATTCCAAGCGGATTTCGGATGGACATGCAGCGCATGAACCCTTTTATTATGTTGGACTATAATTCAACCTACGAATTCCCGCCTTCCGATACTCCGAGGGGAGTCGGGGTACATCCACATAAAGGCTTCGAGACCGTGACCATAGCATACAAGGGCAAGGTTGCCCATCACGATAGCAGTGGTGGCGGAGGTGTCATTGGGGAAGGCGACGTGCAATGGATGACCGCGGCAAAAGGAGTGCTGCACAAAGAATATCATGAAGAGGAATGGAGCAAGACGGGCGGCGATTTTCAAATGGTACAGCTTTGGGTCAACCTTCCCGCTGAGGATAAGAAATCCGATCCAAAATATCAGGCCATAAAATACGCGGACATCAACCGTTACGAACTGGCCGACGAAGCAGGGAATATTGAGGTCATCGCCGGTGAGTACCAAGGGGTCAAAGGCTCCGCCAGTACGTTCACGCCGATCCATATGTTCAATGCCAAATTGAACAAGGGAGGAAAAGCTGATTTTCAGTTTCCGTCCGAATACAATACGCTGCTGTTGGCGCTCGAGGGAAGTGTTAAGGTCAACGGAGAGTCGGCGGTGCCCACGGACCATTTGGCTTTAATGGCCAACGATGGTGAAAGCTTTGACATAGAAGCTACGGACGATGCCGTAGTGTTGGTATTGAGCGGGGAACCCATCGACGAGCCCGTTGCCGCGCAAGGGCCCTTTGTCATGAACACCCGGGAAGAGCTGAAACAGGCCTTCAACGATTTCAATACCGGAAAGTTCGGGTATTTGGAGGGATGAGCTTCAAAAAGCCCAAAACAGTCCCCTATAATATGGGACGGCAGCAAGAACGTTAATCGAATTAATTTTGAAACGAAACCATCTCCATGACCGCTCGTCACGTCCGAAGGAAACCTTCTCGGCGGCCAAGAGCGTGCTCCTTCGATCGGGGGAACCTTCGCAAGAACACAGAAAAAATTGTGTTGACCTCGATGCCGAAACCATTAGAAATATCGAGAAAAATTTGGGACTGACCTTTGTTCCAGAAAATGGGGAGGCCGGAAACGTGTGTCTGGCCCGCAGCCCAGAAGTCCGCGATGAGTACAGGGAGACGTTTCAGCGTCAAGATATCTTGGACTATGTTTACGCCGTGGTGCATTCTCCCCGATACCTTAAGAAAAATAAGGAATTGTCGAATAACGATACCTATAAAATATCCTATCCCAACGATCAAGACCGTTTTTGGATGTTGGCGGGTCTGGGCGCGCAACTAAGACAACTACATAGGTCGGATTCGGTAACTGCTGTCAAGAAGCCGTCCAGAGAGGCACAAGACATTATCCAAACGATAGCTGACATCGAAAAATCCTTTGCAAACCAGGTCATTGATTTTCATTCTCACTTGCGCTTGACCAAAAGTCTTCCCAAGGAGATAAAAGTGCTGAATCCCTTTCAGGAAAACGAGGAAGTCCTAAGCATTCTCTTTACTTTTTATAGAAAATTCTACGATGACCGGAACCCAAGGAAATTGATTCTCGGAATCAATCCTGGACGATTGGGGGCGGGGGTAACGGGCATTCCCTTTACCGATACCAAAAGGCTATCCGAAATATGTGGTATAAAAATGGAAACCTTGACCACGCATGAACCTTCTTCCGTATTCATTTACGACCTGATCGAAAAGTACGGGGGTCCCGAGAAATTCTACGGCCGGTACTACATCAACTCCGTTTGTCCGCTTGGTTTTGTGCAAGAGAACAAAAAAGGCAATTGGGTCAATTGCAATTACTATGACTATAAGTCGCTTTTTCTAGCCCTCAAGGAGTTTATCATATCCAGCCTTCGAACGCAGATCGATTTCGGAATCGACACGGGGACCTGCTACGTGCTGGGCAAGAAAAACGCCCAATTCCTCACCCTCATCAATGACGAGATGCAGTTTTTTGATTCCATTGTAGCTTTTGACCATCCAAGATATATCGTACAATATAAGTCCAAATACAAGCAAGACTACCTTGCCCGTTACCTGCGAGAGTTGACTTGAAGCGAAAATTCATGGTCTGATATCGGCGGAATGGTGCACGTTATCCGGAGTTTGGACCGTGCGGGCCTATGAGTTCAGGAGTGTTTTCGACATGGGCATGGCATTGTTTGGCGATTAGAATTTCAAGTGCATCATAATCTCATGGGTGCCGCCGCCATCACGGACCTGGCTCTCCAACGGGATTTCGTAGGCATATCCCAGATCCACCCAATTCAATTTGTAGATGAACAGTCCGCTGACACTTTCGCTCAACCGGTAGGCGGCCCCGAGTCCGAATTTTTCCTTAATCTCTAGAAGGGTCGTCAAATCGAAGGATAGGGGAGACGTGCTCACATATTTCAGGAGCGTGCTTGGCTTCAGCACCAAGTTCTCGTTCAGGGGAAAGTCGTATCCGCCGGCCAGATAGAGATGCACCTTATCGGCTCCCAATCTGGCCTCTCCGTCATTTCGTTCAAGACGCTTCGGGGTCAGGATCTTAGGTACGGAGAACGAAATAAAATAGCTTTCATGCTTCAAATAGGCCCCTGCTCCAAAATTGGGAGTGAACCGACCATCGATGTCCATCAATGACATGTCTTGCTGAATGCCATAGGTCACAAGGCCTTGGGTATTGACATCGTAGGAAGTGAAACCACCTTTGAGTCCCAAGTATAGGTCGGTATCCTCGCTCAGTGCCAGTTTATAGGAAAAATCGGCCGATATCGAGGTTTGGGTCTCAATAAAGGTCTTATCGTTCACAATGGAAACACCCAGACCTACATTTTTACCCGCGGGCGTTCCGAAAACGAGGCTTTGGGTTTCAGGCGCTCCTTCTATGCCGGCCCACTGGCTCCTGACGTTCAGTCCAATATCGGTACCCCCCGAAGCTCCGGCGAAAGCCGGGTTGATCAGGTTCATGTTATAGCGGTAGAAGGTATAGTTAGGGTCTTGTTGTGCCGAAAGCGTGCCTATCGATATTATAGATAACAGCAACAAGGCGGCGTATATATTAGTAATCTTCATTTTATTCTATTTTGCTGTTAATAATTGATGAATATCCAACCTCTATGGGGTTTGCTTCCGTTGCCCAACTCAATGGTGTAGAGGTAAGAGCCCGGCGGTAGCAATTTAGAACTTGAGCCCCGGTTGCCGTTCCAGTCGTTTCTGTAATTGACCGCGGTAAAGACCTCGTGTCCCCATCGATTATAAACCGTTACCTTGGCATTGGGATAATTATCGATACCGGGAACCATCCATGTATCGTTGTTGCCATCGCCGTTGGGCGTGAACGCTTCCGCAGGTTTTAATACGGGCTTGTCGTCAGTAGGGAAATCATCGTCGCTATCGGCCACGCCGTCATTATCATCATCTTCATCAATGGCATCCGGTATTCCATCGCCATCGGTGTCCATAGGGTTACTGTTCGAATCTTTGGAATCAGTGCCCTGCTGAACCTCTACCTCATCGGGATATCCATCGTTATCGTCGTCTTCATCACTGTTGTCCCCGATTCCGTCACCGTCCGTATCGGTGGACTCGTCGGGATTCAACGGAAATGCATCTTCGCTGTCGACGATACCATCATTGTCGTCATCGTCATCGACTGTATCGCCGGTACCGTCGCCATCGGAATCGATATCTTCTTGGCCATCGTTATCATCGTCGGTATCGAAGTTGTCACCTATGCCATCTCCATCACTGTCTTTAGATTCGTCGGAATCCTTGGGGAAGGCGTCCTCGCTGTCTGGCGTTCCGTCGCCGTCGTCATCGGTATCCTCGTTATCGCCGGTGCCGTCGCCGTCCGTGTCGGTATCCTCGCTGGAATCCTTGGGGAAGGCGTCCTCGCTGTCGGGCGTACCGTCGCCGTCGTCATCGGTATCCTCGTTGTCGCCGGTGCCGTCCCCATCGGTATCGGTATCCTCATCTGGATTTTTTGGGAAGGCGTCCTCGCTATCGGGCGTTCCGTCGCCGTCGTCGTCGGTATCCTCGTTGTCGCCGGTTCCGTCCCCATCGGTATCGGTATCCTCATCTGGATTTTTTGGGAAGGCGTCCTCACTATCGGGCGTTCCGTCGCCGTCGTCATCGGTATCCTCGTTGTCGCCGGTGCCGTCCCCGTCGGTGTCGGTATCCTCGCTGGAATCCTTGGGGAAGGCGTCCTCGCTGTCTGGCGTTCCGTCGCCGTCATCATCGGTATCCTCGTTGTCGCCGGTGCCGTCCCCGTCGGTATCGGTGTCCTCGCTGGAGTCCTTGGGAAAGGCATCCTCATTGTCGGGCGTTCCATCGCCGTCGTCATCGGTATCCTCGTTGTCACCGGTGCCGTCCCCGTCCGTGTCGGTATCCTCGCTGGAATCCTTGGGGAAGGCATCCTCACTGTCGGGCGTTCCGTCGCCGTCGTCATCGGTATCCTCGTTGTCGCCGGTGCCGTCCCCGTCGGTATCGGTATCCTCGTTGGGGTCCTTCGGAAATGCGTCCTCCCTGTCGGGCGTTCCGTCGCCGTCGTCATCGGTATCCTCGTTGTCGCCGGTGCCGTCGCCGTCCGTGTCGGTTACCTCGTTGGGGTCCTTCGGAAATGCGTCCTCACTGTCGGGCGTTCCGTCGTCGTCGTCGTCGGTATCCTCGTTGTCGCCGGTGCCGTCCCCGTCGGTATCGGTATCCTCACTAGGGTCTCTTGGGAAGTCGTCCTCGGCATTCGGGGTACCGTCCCCATCTTCGTCATCGTCATCCCTGTCAGGTACTCCGTCACCGTCGAAATCTTCCAGCGCGGAGATGGCCGCGCTATAAGCGGTTGCGCTGACCGCGTCGGAAAGGTCCTTTACCTTAAATAAAAAGCTGGAATAGTTTGCTCCGAATTCTCCATTGGCGGTCGTAAAGTATAACTTGGTGACATCGTTGATCATGTCATTGGCCGAAACTGGTGCCCCGTCGTACATCAAGCTGCCTTTCGCAGGAAGACTAAAGATCTGGATACCGTTGAAGGCATCGTTGAGGTCATCGTCGGTGAAGGTAAAATCGGACGCCGAAAAACCGAAAGCTACATCTTCGATTACTTCCAGTGATGCATTCCCACCTTCAGGGGCATCGTTCAACAAGGTGATGTTCAGCGTTGCGGTAACTGTATTCGAAAATGAATTTGCATCCTCAAAACGATAGGTGAAACTATCCGTCGCGACCTCGTCCCCGTTATGTATATAGGTGAATGTCCCGTCAGTATTAAAGGTAAATGAACTTGCGTGCGAGGGACCGTCCATTTCGTAATAGGTTCTGGCGTCGCCATCGACTTCTATGTCATTGGTCGATACGTCTTGATTCAAGGTCGCATTTTCATCGAGATCGAAACTTTCGCCAACGGCCACCGGAAGGTCATCTACCGCTTGAATGGAAATCGTAATTTCGGCTGTGGCCGTGGTCCCATTATCGTCTAGTTCGTAGGTGATACGGTCGGTACCGGTTTCATTCTCTGCAGGGGTATATACAATGGTATTATCAAGTTCTACGGCGGCAGTACCTTTTGTGCCCTGAGCGGTAATAGTTACGACCGGGGTGTTGATTTTATCATACTTGTCGTTGAACAGTACATCTATAGGATCTGATGCGGTATCTTCATCCGTAAGGGCGAGGTCATCTTCGGCCGATACGACCAAAGTGAGCGCATAGGGTCCGAATGAAGTGGTTTCTTCGTTGCCCGCATTGTCTTTGGCCCTTGAATGGATATACCAACCACTTCCACCGGAGGAGAAAGACACCGACTTTGATTGGCTATTGCTCCAGGAGCTCCAGCTGGGGTCTTCATTTGCTGGTGGCGTAGCGTTTTGAAGCAGTACATACTTTTGCACATCAAAACCGCTACCCGAAGCCTCATCCTGAAAGGTCAGCTGAATGCTGTCGTCTGTCGTAATACTGCCACCGGCAGGGGACGCATTTATCGTCGGACTTACGTCATCATCGATAATGGTCAAGGTTCTATAGAACGGTAATGACCACACTCCAGTATCGGTCTGTGTTCGTAAACTGATGATGTATTCCGCACTTTCATTGTTGTAGGACGAAAAATCGGTCAAAGGGGTTCCCGAATTATGGATTTCGGTATTTATGGGGTTCCCGTCATTATCGTAAACTCTTTTTGTAACGATCCATTCTTCCGTCGTCAGGGTTCTTCCGTAAGGGTCGGAAGAGTTGTTGTCTATGGTAATGTCCATGTTGCCCGTGTAGGTAGAGAGCACGTCCGGTAGAATATTGAACTGCGCCAGCGGCAGATCCTCGTTGCCTGCGGAATTTCCTGATTTTTCCACATAGACACTTGCGGGTTTACTCCATGTTCCCTGATGGTCCTGAACTCTTAACATGATGAGGTATTGACCATTGGCTACCGAGAAGGGGTCGAACTGACCATCGGTCCAATCGTTAGCGGCCTGCGCATCTACGGGCTTCCACTTCCATTCTGACTGGGCAATGCCATTGTTGGCCCCACCATCTAGATCATAAGAGGTGTTGTTGATGGTTCCGGAACCCGGACTATAAGTGAAGCTTGCCAAAGGTTTTCTGTGAAAAAAGAGGGTGGTCGGAGCCGTAGGCAGGTCTTCGAAGGTGAAGTCATACTTACCGGTTTTTTCATAGTATTCAGGTACGTCTTCTAAATAGAGTCCGTTCCAAGAGACTTTTCCGCTGTTGTTGGAAAAGAAGGTTTCATCATGGGTGATCTTCCATCTCCCACTGGGATAGCTGGCATTCACCGTATTGGTCTTGAGTTCGGGCGGGGTTACATCTATTTCTACCGAGGTGCCGGCAATAAAATAATTTCCGGCGGTTACGGTGCCGAATTGATATTGATCATGGATGTATTGGGCCATATCCCCTATCCATCCGCTATAGCTGCCATTACTTCTGTTGATGAAAGTACCCTTACTATTGTTTTGGGATACAAATCTTTCGAATTGGGTTTTGTTTCCATCCACGCCCCACCCGATGTAGTGGATGTCTTCGTTTATCGTTCGCATTAAAATCTCCGATAGGTCCGAATCGTTATTGAAATCGGCCACTTCGAGATCATCCAGGTTGACGTTAAACCGTAGGGCACTGTTTCGCCATTGGGGCTCGCGTAGTACGTCTTTGAACGCCCTGAGTTCCAGTTTCTCTATTTCAATATCTTTGAAATACGCGTTTTGTTGTTCGTGAACGTAGAAGCCATAACTTCCGGAGGCAAATGTGTTATCGTTAATATTAAAAGACTCGATCCAACCGCTACCGGCACTGCCACCGCCTCCTCTACGGGAGATTTTTATGTTAGTGTCGGACATGTCAATTTTGAAATCGATTTTCTGACCGTTGTAAAAGGCGCCAAACATATCGGCTCTGTTCTCGTCCCATCCATAAGTAGCTGTTCCAGTCCTTCCGCTATTCGTGTTTACGGCTAGAATTGTGGTCACCCCGTTTTCTCTTTTTAAAATTGCTTCCGCAGGAAAACCATCTCCAGGAGCATAATTCATTAGATTTCCACAGGCTGTATGGTTATCGATGATATAGGCGTAGAAATTGTCGTTATCTACTTTCCGAAAAATAAAACCTACTTCTGCATGGGTATATGGGTCACCAGAGAGACCAAATGTGGCGGAAACACTACCGTCCGATACGTCTCCCGTAGGATCGTACACTGCTACTCCATAATTGCCTGAGTTCCTGGCTACAGGGTCCGCTAAAATCTGGTTGGTGCCGTTGTCAAAGGTGAAATAGGGTCCGTTATAAGGCCCTCCTCCTGCACTGCCAAGATAATTATGGGGGTTGGGAGGTTCGGCACCGTTAAAGTCCATTTTATTCCAGCTGTTAAAAATGTCGCTGGCATCGGCCTGATCGGAAGAGATAGTGCTTCGTTGAAAGGCCTCTACCCGCAGTTTTCCTAAAGGAAGTCCCTTGTTGGTAAGGGCTTGTTCAAGGTCGTTTTCGAAGGTGCTCAAATCAAGTTGCGCTGAACCGACGGTTACCATAACGTCGATGTTGGGTCCTTGTTGAACCTTCATATCCACGGTCTGTGCCACGGTCAAACTTGTAAATAGTAGTAATATCCAAATAATGGATAGGTGGACCAGGTTTTTCATTCGAGGGGTTTTTAATTTTGGAATATGGAAGGGGACAATGAGCTGTCGAGGGATTGGAAATTGAAGGCGAAACCGGCATCGAATACCGATGAGCAATCCGCACCGGAGGCTACATTCATATAGGCCCGCTGGCCGATGTAGTTCAATAGTTCGATTCCTTCTTCGTTAGAGGCCAAATTACAGGAGTATATCAGCAGTTGGTAGTTCGTGCCGCTATACAGACCTTCCATCATGCTCAATTCGAACTCGTTATTGAGCGTTTCAATACTATAGGAGGTGCCTCCCATTAATATGGCGTTATAGCTCGATTCCACGAAAAGGTGAACCGTATTCAAGTTTTTATTGTTTTCGAGGCCTACACGTATTTTTTCCCAGGGATTGGAATTGGAGTTTAGTTCTAGTACTTCCGATCCGGGGAGTAGGGCCAGCACTTTTCCTTTCTCGGCGTATTCGGAATCGATTACTACCAGGTCCTTGGATTGGGCGTAGGTGAATGAAGCTGTAAGAAGGAAAATGAAGATTGGAATCCGATTTTTTTTGAAGAGGTGCATAGGGAGCATGGTGTATAGATTACCGTTAAACTGATTTTATTTACTGTTTAACGAGAGTAATTCGGAAATATTTAAGTACATCCAACGCTTGTTGCGAAAGTCATATTAGATGTTGTGAACCGCTGGTTTTTTGTGGGCTACCGGCAGCTTTTCCCGGAGGCTTATAATCCTACCGTATCGAGCGGGAAAGGGGGGAATGATTTGCGGCCTGGAACATAAAAGGCTTTAAGCGCTTGCGATCGCAACGAACCCGAAAAACATGATAACGCAACGGGTAGGAGAAGAAGGATCGACATAACCCGGCGCATCCACCACCCATATATCCAGAACCACGGGGCAGTGGCTATTTCCTAAGTGGATATACCAAATTCCAAAGTTAAAAGCCGTTGTGGCGTGCAGTCATTCCTGACAACACCATTGTTCACCATCTATTTAATTAAGAAGCAAAGTGACTGTAATGGCCATGAAAGACAACTGGCTTGAGAAGCCAAGCCAATAAACAGAGTCCAGATAAACGATGAGTTCCCAATGTGCTGAAAACCCTATGTCTTAATTGATTAACTTAGCGGGACAATTTGAATCCACGATACTGAATTATTCGCTTTCCCCCGGCCGATGTCAATAGTTGCAAAATGGGAAGTCCGAAATTAAGCGTACTGGGTCTAGGAGGAGCTTTGGCTCCGATACTTTTTTCAAGTGTAACTTTGGTTGGCGCATATATGCGTCCTGAGTACAGTCATCTGGATAATTTTATCAGTGAACTAGGGGCAACCGATACCCCAAACGCTGATATAATGAATTTTATCGGTTTTATCCCTTCGGGATTGCTTTTCGTCCTTTTTGCCATTTCCTTATTGTTATTTTATGCAAGAACGACCCTAGCAAAGGCAGGAACGATTTTGCTTATAGTCTTCGGCCTCGGTATGGCCTTGGCGGGAATATACTCTTGCGATCCGGGCTGTCCGCCCCATGGTTCTCCGGAAACTACAATCCACGATCAGATTTCTGCAGTGACCTTTATTTCAGCAATTTTTGGCATTGTCTTATTGGGCATATCATTTAAAAGTTCGACCCCCTTTAAAAAGCTCCGGAATTATTCCATACTATCAGGAATTGTTGCAGCAATATTATTGGTCATCATGATAGATTCTTTCGAGTCACGGGCACTCACTGGAATTTGGCAGCGATTACTTTTATTGACGATTTTCCTTTGGACAACGATTATTGGAAGCTCTATATATGACATCAATAAAGATTGGTAAACGATTCGCAAGATTTAGCATTCCGCTTTAGCTGATCACAATCTTCCAGAACCCCAAAATATTTCAACCATCAATTCCGGGATGATAGAATCAGACATGTGACAATAGAAGACTTGAAACTCCTTAAATATTGAATACCAAAAAGCATGTAATCGATTCTAACCCGATTGATGACTGGAATTGCGAAATTGAACATGCCCGGACCCCAAAATGGAGGGAGCAACTGGTAGCGGAGCTCAATGACCTTCCGATCGGATTTGTCCAAATCATTGACCCCTTTCTTGAGGAAACCCATATTGGGGAGAGGTTGGAAAAAACAAAAGGGCCATCGATATCTAGATCGGTGAAGAAGCAAATTTGGGAAAAGGGTATGGCACGGAGATAATGCAGCTTGTGCTGAAGCGATGCTTTGATGACCCCATGAAATCGAACGCCGGTGGTCAAAAATTTTACAAAACGCTCGGCTTCCAAGAAGTGGGCATGTCGTTCGGAGGAGACAAGTGCCTCGTGCTTAAGATGCGGAGAGCAACCTAAGAAGGGCTGGCGAAACCGGGATAAACAGTTACTAGAAAGTCTTAATCAATTTCGGGGGTGGAGGCGTTGGTACATTTAGAGTTCAAATAGCATAACCTTACAAAGATTTGGAGATGGCCTGCCCCAAGATAAATTTTAGATTTCAGTAAATTAACAGCATCATAACTACCGCTCCCGATGAGGGAGCCGATGTTCTACCTAAAATCTAAAAATCCCCTGATATCAATGAAATCAGGGGATTCAAGAGTTGGCCTACTAGGACTCGAACCTAGAACGACTGGACCAAAACCAGCTGTGTTGCCAATTACACCATAGGCCAGTGTCAAATTTTATACTGGGGCCGCCGACATTCAGAACGTCGGACCTGACCCGCATAAGAGCGTGCAAATTTAAAACAAAGTTTGGTTTGCACAAATATTTTGGAAAACAATAATCCAAAAACCTTAGCGTCCGATACAAGAACCAACTTTTGCCCACCGTATGGCCTAAGAAACGTGTGATTTTAAGCCTTTGGAACTGCGGTTTTCTTCCGACCAATACAACAATGGTCTCGACTCTCGAAGGCTACTGTGTTTTCGGCGGTTACTAGAACTTTCACAAAAGTTTACCGAACCAAAATAATTAAAATTAGTAATTTCGCCGCAACACGGCAAAAACGTTGTGCCAAAGATTTTAGCCCGTTCAGAACGGCTTAACCCAAGACACATACATGTTTTCAAAAAACTTCGAAAAATGGAACACCCTGGCCGGATGGGGTGTTTTTTTTATAGCTCTTATCGTTTACGCTATCACCGTCGAACCGACCAACAGCTTTTGGGATGCGGGCGAATACATTGCCACCTCGGCCAAACTACAGGTGGGCCACCCCCCGGGAGCACCGCTATTGCAGATGTTAGGGGCGTTTTTTGCCATGTTTGCGCCCGATCCCACCGAAGTGGCCCGAATGGTGAACTATGTTTCCGGGGTATCGAGCGCGTTCACCATCCTGTTTATGTTCTGGACGATTACCAACCTCGTCCAAAAACTCGTTCGAAAGAAAGGTGAGGTGATGACGGATAGCAAGGCCATTGCCATTCTGGGAAGCGGTCTTGTAGGTGCTTTGGCCTTTACGTTTTCCGATAGCTTTTGGTTCAACGCCACGGAGACCGAAGTCTACGCCAGTGCCAGTTTGATCATGGCCCTGCTGCTTTGGCTCGGTCTAAAATGGACGGACAATCTCGATACGCCCCGCGGCAATAAATGGCTGGTACTGATTTCCTTTGTTGTCGGCCTTACCTTTGGGGTCCAGTTTATGGGTTTTTTGGCCAT
Encoded here:
- a CDS encoding pirin family protein, which translates into the protein MKTKTVELVAAPKTPHFVGDGFRVHNFIPSGFRMDMQRMNPFIMLDYNSTYEFPPSDTPRGVGVHPHKGFETVTIAYKGKVAHHDSSGGGGVIGEGDVQWMTAAKGVLHKEYHEEEWSKTGGDFQMVQLWVNLPAEDKKSDPKYQAIKYADINRYELADEAGNIEVIAGEYQGVKGSASTFTPIHMFNAKLNKGGKADFQFPSEYNTLLLALEGSVKVNGESAVPTDHLALMANDGESFDIEATDDAVVLVLSGEPIDEPVAAQGPFVMNTREELKQAFNDFNTGKFGYLEG
- a CDS encoding uracil-DNA glycosylase family protein, which produces MKRNHLHDRSSRPKETFSAAKSVLLRSGEPSQEHRKNCVDLDAETIRNIEKNLGLTFVPENGEAGNVCLARSPEVRDEYRETFQRQDILDYVYAVVHSPRYLKKNKELSNNDTYKISYPNDQDRFWMLAGLGAQLRQLHRSDSVTAVKKPSREAQDIIQTIADIEKSFANQVIDFHSHLRLTKSLPKEIKVLNPFQENEEVLSILFTFYRKFYDDRNPRKLILGINPGRLGAGVTGIPFTDTKRLSEICGIKMETLTTHEPSSVFIYDLIEKYGGPEKFYGRYYINSVCPLGFVQENKKGNWVNCNYYDYKSLFLALKEFIISSLRTQIDFGIDTGTCYVLGKKNAQFLTLINDEMQFFDSIVAFDHPRYIVQYKSKYKQDYLARYLRELT
- a CDS encoding PorP/SprF family type IX secretion system membrane protein, with amino-acid sequence MKITNIYAALLLLSIISIGTLSAQQDPNYTFYRYNMNLINPAFAGASGGTDIGLNVRSQWAGIEGAPETQSLVFGTPAGKNVGLGVSIVNDKTFIETQTSISADFSYKLALSEDTDLYLGLKGGFTSYDVNTQGLVTYGIQQDMSLMDIDGRFTPNFGAGAYLKHESYFISFSVPKILTPKRLERNDGEARLGADKVHLYLAGGYDFPLNENLVLKPSTLLKYVSTSPLSFDLTTLLEIKEKFGLGAAYRLSESVSGLFIYKLNWVDLGYAYEIPLESQVRDGGGTHEIMMHLKF
- a CDS encoding gliding motility-associated C-terminal domain-containing protein, which produces MKNLVHLSIIWILLLFTSLTVAQTVDMKVQQGPNIDVMVTVGSAQLDLSTFENDLEQALTNKGLPLGKLRVEAFQRSTISSDQADASDIFNSWNKMDFNGAEPPNPHNYLGSAGGGPYNGPYFTFDNGTNQILADPVARNSGNYGVAVYDPTGDVSDGSVSATFGLSGDPYTHAEVGFIFRKVDNDNFYAYIIDNHTACGNLMNYAPGDGFPAEAILKRENGVTTILAVNTNSGRTGTATYGWDENRADMFGAFYNGQKIDFKIDMSDTNIKISRRGGGGSAGSGWIESFNINDNTFASGSYGFYVHEQQNAYFKDIEIEKLELRAFKDVLREPQWRNSALRFNVNLDDLEVADFNNDSDLSEILMRTINEDIHYIGWGVDGNKTQFERFVSQNNSKGTFINRSNGSYSGWIGDMAQYIHDQYQFGTVTAGNYFIAGTSVEIDVTPPELKTNTVNASYPSGRWKITHDETFFSNNSGKVSWNGLYLEDVPEYYEKTGKYDFTFEDLPTAPTTLFFHRKPLASFTYSPGSGTINNTSYDLDGGANNGIAQSEWKWKPVDAQAANDWTDGQFDPFSVANGQYLIMLRVQDHQGTWSKPASVYVEKSGNSAGNEDLPLAQFNILPDVLSTYTGNMDITIDNNSSDPYGRTLTTEEWIVTKRVYDNDGNPINTEIHNSGTPLTDFSSYNNESAEYIISLRTQTDTGVWSLPFYRTLTIIDDDVSPTINASPAGGSITTDDSIQLTFQDEASGSGFDVQKYVLLQNATPPANEDPSWSSWSNSQSKSVSFSSGGSGWYIHSRAKDNAGNEETTSFGPYALTLVVSAEDDLALTDEDTASDPIDVLFNDKYDKINTPVVTITAQGTKGTAAVELDNTIVYTPAENETGTDRITYELDDNGTTATAEITISIQAVDDLPVAVGESFDLDENATLNQDVSTNDIEVDGDARTYYEMDGPSHASSFTFNTDGTFTYIHNGDEVATDSFTYRFEDANSFSNTVTATLNITLLNDAPEGGNASLEVIEDVAFGFSASDFTFTDDDLNDAFNGIQIFSLPAKGSLMYDGAPVSANDMINDVTKLYFTTANGEFGANYSSFLFKVKDLSDAVSATAYSAAISALEDFDGDGVPDRDDDDEDGDGTPNAEDDFPRDPSEDTDTDGDGTGDNEDTDDDDDGTPDSEDAFPKDPNEVTDTDGDGTGDNEDTDDDGDGTPDREDAFPKDPNEDTDTDGDGTGDNEDTDDDGDGTPDSEDAFPKDSSEDTDTDGDGTGDNEDTDDDGDGTPDNEDAFPKDSSEDTDTDGDGTGDNEDTDDDGDGTPDSEDAFPKDSSEDTDTDGDGTGDNEDTDDDGDGTPDSEDAFPKNPDEDTDTDGDGTGDNEDTDDDGDGTPDSEDAFPKNPDEDTDTDGDGTGDNEDTDDDGDGTPDSEDAFPKDSSEDTDTDGDGTGDNEDTDDDGDGTPDSEDAFPKDSDESKDSDGDGIGDNFDTDDDNDGQEDIDSDGDGTGDTVDDDDDNDGIVDSEDAFPLNPDESTDTDGDGIGDNSDEDDDNDGYPDEVEVQQGTDSKDSNSNPMDTDGDGIPDAIDEDDDNDGVADSDDDFPTDDKPVLKPAEAFTPNGDGNNDTWMVPGIDNYPNAKVTVYNRWGHEVFTAVNYRNDWNGNRGSSSKLLPPGSYLYTIELGNGSKPHRGWIFINY
- a CDS encoding DUF4347 domain-containing protein yields the protein MHLFKKNRIPIFIFLLTASFTYAQSKDLVVIDSEYAEKGKVLALLPGSEVLELNSNSNPWEKIRVGLENNKNLNTVHLFVESSYNAILMGGTSYSIETLNNEFELSMMEGLYSGTNYQLLIYSCNLASNEEGIELLNYIGQRAYMNVASGADCSSVFDAGFAFNFQSLDSSLSPSIFQN
- a CDS encoding DUF998 domain-containing protein, encoding MGSPKLSVLGLGGALAPILFSSVTLVGAYMRPEYSHLDNFISELGATDTPNADIMNFIGFIPSGLLFVLFAISLLLFYARTTLAKAGTILLIVFGLGMALAGIYSCDPGCPPHGSPETTIHDQISAVTFISAIFGIVLLGISFKSSTPFKKLRNYSILSGIVAAILLVIMIDSFESRALTGIWQRLLLLTIFLWTTIIGSSIYDINKDW